In Desulfosediminicola ganghwensis, a single window of DNA contains:
- a CDS encoding 4Fe-4S binding protein, producing MIGDKCVQCERCVAACPVDVFQRESGTEEQWLETLLTVVVHGELTLYCGNLNEKSRKESGVLLPCLASLHAGAIVFLGTHGVCRLELSFGNCNSCLYGGGWEHVEICLNSLQRTLYLNGLPLVDIRKQESVITCSMHHDSGDPGNVNNALGNNIREPDRRTLLKQVAALSGRIVETTIRGGSAERDAPRPFDPEQAKHRLYLRELRRYRDLTGGKGEVRISPHSRIIDHELCNGCGLCSKMCRNSALVCSTEGDVPIFDVSRCSDCGLCETACRRAAIRSEI from the coding sequence ATGATTGGTGATAAATGCGTGCAGTGTGAGAGGTGTGTCGCGGCCTGCCCGGTTGATGTGTTTCAACGCGAATCCGGAACAGAAGAACAGTGGCTGGAAACATTGCTCACGGTTGTCGTGCATGGAGAGCTTACTCTCTATTGCGGCAATCTTAACGAAAAGAGCAGAAAGGAAAGTGGTGTCCTGCTGCCATGTCTTGCCAGTCTCCATGCCGGAGCGATTGTGTTTTTAGGTACCCATGGCGTATGCCGGCTGGAGCTGAGCTTCGGGAACTGTAACTCCTGCCTTTATGGTGGTGGCTGGGAGCATGTGGAAATTTGTCTGAACAGCCTGCAGAGAACACTGTATTTAAACGGGCTCCCTCTTGTCGATATCCGGAAACAGGAGTCCGTTATTACCTGTTCGATGCATCATGATTCAGGTGATCCAGGTAATGTGAATAATGCATTGGGGAATAACATCCGTGAGCCGGATCGCAGAACCCTCCTGAAACAGGTAGCAGCACTGAGCGGACGGATTGTTGAAACGACGATCCGTGGCGGTTCGGCGGAAAGAGACGCCCCACGACCCTTTGACCCTGAACAGGCCAAGCACAGGTTATACCTCCGGGAGCTCAGGAGGTATCGTGATCTGACCGGCGGAAAAGGTGAAGTCAGGATCTCCCCCCATAGTCGTATCATTGATCACGAACTGTGCAACGGCTGCGGTCTTTGTTCAAAGATGTGCCGTAATTCAGCCCTGGTTTGTTCAACTGAAGGCGATGTCCCAATATTTGATGTATCCCGCTGCAGTGATTGCGGGCTTTGTGAGACTGCTTGCCGGAGAGCGGCGATCAGGAGTGAAATTTAG
- a CDS encoding 4Fe-4S dicluster domain-containing protein has translation MSPQHGFYYDQTRCSGCKACIVACQDWNSVAPGPAVWRKVTHIEQGKFPDARSFNLSMACNHCADPACLPVCPVDAIYKRDEDGVVLVDRTICIECHECERACPFGAPQFGNDDSEPVSGEDWEEAHPMQKCTSCWDRREVGLAPACVGACLQRALDFGPLEELEKKYEKTVKTVLGLPADNVSMEGEKIDPTVPSFIFRQKT, from the coding sequence GTGAGCCCACAACATGGATTTTATTACGATCAGACCAGATGTTCCGGCTGCAAGGCCTGTATAGTTGCCTGCCAGGACTGGAACAGTGTTGCCCCCGGCCCTGCCGTGTGGCGTAAGGTCACCCATATAGAGCAGGGGAAATTTCCGGACGCCCGAAGTTTTAACCTCTCCATGGCCTGCAATCATTGCGCGGACCCGGCCTGTTTGCCGGTGTGCCCGGTGGATGCCATATATAAACGAGATGAAGACGGGGTGGTGCTTGTCGATCGGACGATCTGTATCGAGTGTCACGAATGTGAACGGGCCTGTCCCTTTGGTGCACCGCAATTCGGGAATGATGACAGCGAACCGGTATCAGGTGAAGACTGGGAAGAGGCGCACCCCATGCAGAAGTGTACCAGCTGCTGGGATAGGAGGGAGGTGGGGCTGGCCCCTGCCTGTGTCGGTGCCTGTCTCCAGCGCGCCCTTGATTTCGGGCCGCTGGAGGAACTGGAGAAAAAGTATGAAAAGACAGTGAAAACGGTTCTGGGGCTGCCCGCCGATAATGTTTCTATGGAAGGGGAAAAAATCGACCCCACGGTGCCGTCGTTTATTTTTAGGCAAAAGACCTGA
- a CDS encoding AraC family transcriptional regulator, giving the protein MDKEQATIYRAEKLENLLVFQARYQRFKFGRHTHEDFALGIMEHGVQKFYCRGEARFATPGSLISVNPDEIHDGMSADQSEFHYKVIYLPVELLQNIGNEMVAPRSFHTFKNPVTNDPEVAAGLTSLFALLEGESTDLLEMQTLLFGLLALMLERHGTERRTLITGNAIHTPIQKACTFIDDMVKEEISLDDIAAAAGLSRYHFLRLFRDEKGISPWSYLLHKRLQLARTSIRLGTSLTDAALDAGFSDQSHMSRRFKATYGITPGQYRQAYLS; this is encoded by the coding sequence ATGGACAAAGAACAGGCAACCATATACCGGGCAGAAAAACTTGAAAACCTTCTGGTTTTTCAGGCCAGGTATCAACGGTTCAAATTTGGACGCCATACCCACGAGGACTTTGCGCTCGGCATAATGGAACATGGTGTACAGAAATTTTACTGTCGTGGCGAAGCACGGTTTGCCACCCCGGGCAGCCTGATCTCCGTCAACCCGGATGAAATTCATGATGGCATGTCAGCAGACCAGAGTGAGTTTCATTATAAAGTTATTTATTTGCCGGTTGAGCTGCTGCAGAATATCGGTAACGAAATGGTTGCACCGCGCAGTTTTCACACCTTTAAAAATCCGGTAACCAATGACCCGGAAGTCGCAGCAGGCCTGACCTCACTCTTTGCATTACTGGAGGGAGAGAGCACGGACCTTCTGGAAATGCAGACACTGCTCTTTGGTCTGCTGGCCTTGATGCTTGAGCGGCATGGCACCGAGCGCAGGACGCTGATCACAGGCAACGCCATCCACACTCCGATACAAAAGGCATGCACCTTCATCGATGATATGGTGAAAGAAGAGATTAGTCTCGACGATATCGCAGCCGCAGCAGGGCTCTCCCGTTACCATTTTCTCAGACTCTTCCGTGATGAAAAGGGAATATCACCCTGGTCGTATCTACTGCATAAAAGGCTGCAACTGGCACGCACAAGTATTCGTCTCGGAACATCTCTCACAGATGCCGCACTGGATGCGGGCTTTTCCGATCAAAGTCATATGAGCCGCCGCTTCAAAGCCACCTATGGCATCACCCCCGGCCAGTACCGCCAGGCATATCTGAGTTGA
- a CDS encoding radical SAM protein, with amino-acid sequence MSDRLLDGGQTMLCPPVYQLSTIHEGAIIDSHSFVDPRYQAYCQPIENKLRRLREAVHRLGLEFGPNRFEEISALKRQFTAFDLKQRNNAHSLFLNRLSPACKYCNRAEGSTTFILTLACNRDCFFCTNRNQHNYEQLSRTTNDVISQFDNFAQRQKTVQAVALTGGEPLLHPDMCRDFFHHVKAHDARIHTRLYSNGDLVTDDMLSSLSPWLNEIRLGLKPDMYGEFLLQPIGDVLSCCARHISQVTVEVPVMPNSFANMVALLELCNTLDIFSVNLLEFLFPWHHADWYQKQGYRIKKRPYKVLYNYDYAGGLPIDGSETEALRCLLHASRHEFRVGVHYCSLENKLTSQIYQQNKAVHPAPTELASQEDHFLKSVRFLGTDADKAYRILRNCGVRRLIRDIEQRTLECHPEDLLHLKTSDIREAVLTYAVAENEKAEGLTVVREVHMEQIDPQTFDPFGL; translated from the coding sequence TTGTCCGACAGACTCCTGGACGGTGGGCAGACAATGCTCTGCCCACCAGTATATCAACTCAGCACTATTCATGAGGGGGCGATTATCGACTCACATAGTTTTGTCGACCCACGTTATCAAGCGTATTGTCAGCCAATTGAGAACAAGTTAAGACGATTGCGCGAAGCGGTGCACCGGCTAGGACTTGAGTTCGGCCCGAATAGATTTGAAGAGATCTCGGCGCTGAAACGGCAGTTTACCGCTTTCGATCTCAAACAAAGAAATAATGCGCATAGCCTGTTTTTAAACCGTCTCTCGCCAGCCTGTAAATATTGTAATAGAGCAGAGGGTTCCACGACTTTTATCCTTACCCTTGCCTGTAACAGGGACTGTTTTTTCTGTACCAATCGTAATCAGCATAACTATGAACAGTTGAGCAGGACAACCAATGATGTAATCAGCCAATTCGACAATTTTGCCCAAAGGCAAAAGACAGTCCAGGCAGTGGCGTTGACTGGTGGAGAGCCATTGCTCCATCCTGATATGTGCAGGGATTTCTTTCATCATGTGAAAGCACACGATGCCAGAATTCATACCCGTCTGTACAGCAATGGAGACCTGGTAACAGACGATATGCTGTCGAGTCTGTCGCCCTGGCTAAACGAGATTCGGCTGGGTCTCAAGCCCGATATGTATGGTGAGTTTTTGCTACAGCCAATCGGGGATGTGCTCAGTTGCTGTGCAAGACATATCTCCCAAGTCACTGTTGAAGTACCGGTTATGCCGAACAGTTTCGCCAATATGGTGGCGCTTCTCGAGCTTTGTAATACGCTTGATATTTTCAGTGTTAACCTGCTGGAATTTCTTTTTCCCTGGCACCATGCCGATTGGTACCAAAAGCAGGGCTACCGCATCAAAAAGAGGCCGTACAAGGTCCTTTACAATTACGATTATGCAGGGGGCCTGCCTATCGACGGCAGTGAAACGGAAGCTTTGCGTTGCCTGTTGCATGCGAGCAGGCATGAATTTCGGGTCGGTGTACACTACTGCAGCCTTGAGAATAAGCTAACATCTCAGATTTACCAGCAAAACAAGGCAGTTCATCCCGCCCCTACCGAGCTGGCCTCGCAAGAGGATCATTTTCTGAAATCGGTGCGTTTTCTGGGAACGGATGCTGACAAAGCGTATCGAATTTTGCGTAATTGCGGGGTTCGACGACTTATCAGGGATATTGAACAGAGGACTCTTGAATGTCATCCTGAAGACCTGCTTCATCTCAAAACCAGCGATATACGTGAAGCCGTGTTGACATACGCTGTTGCTGAAAATGAAAAAGCGGAGGGACTCACTGTTGTCCGTGAGGTGCATATGGAACAGATAGATCCACAGACATTTGATCCATTCGGCCTGTAG
- a CDS encoding PEP-CTERM sorting domain-containing protein: MRKEPVPEPATLILFASGLAALAAYRKAKK; the protein is encoded by the coding sequence ATTCGGAAGGAGCCCGTACCTGAACCGGCAACTCTGATACTTTTTGCTTCCGGTTTGGCAGCACTAGCAGCATATAGAAAAGCTAAAAAGTAA
- a CDS encoding TorD/DmsD family molecular chaperone has translation MSEMINGKILHRIRSQLASLFSDIFFNYPKSVQFESLLYLLDRYYEHELDANGLYARGLVEFEEWQAGVGNLTEAEQQLMMEKNYTGLFCLGRGVVTTASAVLSSQRVHKREPWRKVRRFYYEHGLRLVEGSPLYEDSIVTEMAFYSLLIDQLDDFAGEKRREAFNAQQRFLQKHLLIWLPQFCEELHEVAGRGSVYSSIASLLSGYIQAEPRLLDRFLQVEMA, from the coding sequence ATGAGCGAGATGATAAACGGTAAAATCCTGCATCGGATAAGATCTCAGTTGGCGAGCCTGTTCTCGGATATATTTTTTAATTATCCCAAGTCAGTGCAGTTTGAGTCTCTGCTCTATTTGCTGGATCGGTATTACGAACATGAGCTGGATGCAAATGGCTTATACGCCAGAGGGCTGGTCGAGTTTGAAGAGTGGCAGGCCGGGGTGGGAAATCTCACCGAAGCAGAACAGCAACTCATGATGGAGAAAAACTACACCGGCCTGTTTTGTCTGGGACGAGGTGTTGTTACCACAGCCTCAGCTGTTTTGTCATCTCAAAGGGTGCATAAGAGGGAACCGTGGCGCAAAGTCCGGCGCTTCTATTACGAACATGGTTTGCGACTCGTTGAAGGCTCACCGCTTTATGAAGACAGTATCGTCACTGAGATGGCCTTCTATTCGCTGCTGATAGACCAGCTTGATGATTTTGCCGGTGAGAAACGAAGAGAGGCGTTTAACGCTCAGCAGCGCTTTCTGCAGAAGCATCTGTTGATCTGGCTACCGCAATTTTGTGAAGAGTTGCATGAAGTTGCAGGCAGGGGAAGTGTTTACAGTTCCATCGCCAGCTTGCTGAGTGGCTACATCCAGGCTGAACCGCGATTGCTGGATCGATTTCTTCAGGTCGAGATGGCTTGA
- a CDS encoding DNA-3-methyladenine glycosylase family protein, whose amino-acid sequence MNASHSAIQESQQQAIDQLIKAEPVFGKIVDLYGPPPLWQRPEGFPSLIRIILEQQVSLASAKAAFDKLLAASGELTPPRFLEFSDEELNTIGFSRQKTSYGRYLAQAINDNDLDLEGLTRLDDDQVRGELTKIKGIGIWTANIYLLMAMQRPDVWPKGDIALATAYQQLTAIDGRPGNDEMEKFSEPWKPYRSVAATLLWHYYLSSRGAAQLI is encoded by the coding sequence ATGAACGCTTCCCACTCAGCAATTCAAGAAAGCCAGCAACAGGCCATTGACCAGCTTATCAAGGCTGAGCCGGTCTTTGGCAAGATTGTCGATCTCTACGGGCCACCTCCGCTTTGGCAACGTCCTGAGGGCTTTCCCTCCCTCATCCGCATCATCTTAGAACAACAGGTCAGTCTTGCTTCAGCCAAAGCCGCATTCGACAAGCTGCTTGCTGCCAGCGGTGAACTAACGCCACCCCGTTTTCTGGAATTTTCCGACGAAGAACTGAACACCATCGGTTTCAGCAGGCAAAAAACCAGCTATGGTCGCTATCTTGCCCAGGCTATAAATGACAATGATCTCGACCTTGAGGGATTAACCAGGCTCGATGACGACCAGGTTAGAGGAGAATTGACCAAAATCAAGGGAATAGGTATCTGGACTGCAAACATCTACCTGTTGATGGCCATGCAGCGCCCCGACGTCTGGCCAAAAGGCGATATCGCCCTGGCTACGGCGTACCAGCAACTCACAGCTATTGATGGCCGACCCGGCAACGATGAGATGGAGAAGTTCAGTGAGCCCTGGAAGCCATACCGTTCCGTCGCCGCAACACTGCTCTGGCATTACTACCTTTCCAGCCGAGGAGCTGCGCAATTGATATAA
- a CDS encoding outer membrane protein yields the protein MATEGGWSDTKLKAGGTTNYGGATIYLPFDGHDSDGVNFGTIKIGAEVNDNLRVDLGYTKYGDSSFVTPTADSSPYFIHTDFETEAVFLSMNYDYLQFEKTSFFIGGGIGIALLDATVQETDINGDSTTWLDGSDSTTNFAWKIETGVEYLLTDNFSLYGGLRFVDLGKVDIALKSALNGGTDAGSFNPRLNSKELFMGLRYQF from the coding sequence ATGGCAACCGAGGGCGGCTGGAGTGACACCAAGCTGAAGGCTGGTGGAACTACAAACTATGGTGGCGCCACCATCTACCTTCCTTTTGACGGCCACGATTCAGACGGAGTAAATTTTGGCACCATAAAAATTGGTGCCGAGGTAAATGACAACCTGCGAGTGGACCTGGGATATACCAAATATGGTGATAGCAGTTTTGTAACACCAACTGCTGACAGTTCGCCTTATTTTATCCATACAGACTTCGAAACAGAAGCCGTCTTTCTCTCCATGAATTACGATTATCTGCAGTTCGAGAAAACCAGTTTTTTCATTGGTGGCGGTATCGGTATTGCTTTACTCGACGCAACAGTTCAAGAAACGGACATAAATGGTGATAGTACCACTTGGCTTGATGGCTCTGACTCCACTACCAACTTCGCCTGGAAGATTGAGACGGGCGTCGAGTACCTGCTCACCGACAACTTCTCGCTTTATGGAGGCCTACGCTTCGTCGACCTCGGCAAGGTAGATATAGCGCTCAAAAGTGCTCTCAACGGTGGGACAGACGCAGGCAGCTTCAACCCGCGCCTCAACTCAAAGGAGTTGTTTATGGGGCTGAGGTACCAGTTCTAA
- a CDS encoding amidohydrolase family protein, translated as MNSVSVIKGHIVFTDSASEFTIIENGYIVSENGSIIDVCDSLPEKYHGIDVTDYGDSLIIPGFYDLHNHAGQYLQCGTGMNKELLDWLQDYTYKLEKDLADPEYAHRVYSRYVEDLCKYGTLGACAFATSSTVGTECLFEEFKKVGIRGFVGKVNMDCNAPDFIIEEAQKSLEGTRYLVEKYKDEPLVRPIITPRFAPTSTREALKMLGEMAVANGLPVQSHLSENRAEIEWVRELFPEYANYASVYAGYQLFGETPTLMAHGVYLTEEEVEMCRNGNVYLVHCPDSNINVRSGIAPVKEFLNRGLKVGLGSDIAGGHKIQMNEAIVRAVQSSKILAVDKPDAQLSLSEAFYMATVTGGGFFGRMGKLKRDYQLDALVIDDDPLYKERYSLEDRLEKFLYIGDDRWIAARYVGGRLLKPE; from the coding sequence TTGAACTCCGTCAGCGTTATTAAGGGCCATATTGTCTTCACCGATTCGGCGAGTGAATTTACCATAATTGAGAACGGATACATCGTTTCAGAGAACGGCAGCATTATCGATGTGTGTGACTCCTTACCCGAAAAGTATCATGGTATAGACGTTACCGATTACGGTGACAGCCTGATCATTCCTGGGTTTTACGATCTGCACAACCATGCCGGGCAGTATCTGCAATGCGGCACCGGCATGAATAAAGAGTTGCTGGACTGGCTGCAGGATTACACTTACAAGCTGGAGAAGGACCTGGCCGACCCCGAATATGCACATCGGGTATACAGCAGGTACGTTGAAGATCTCTGCAAATACGGAACACTGGGGGCCTGTGCTTTTGCCACCTCCTCGACGGTCGGCACCGAATGCCTGTTCGAAGAGTTCAAAAAAGTTGGGATTCGCGGTTTTGTGGGGAAGGTCAACATGGACTGCAACGCGCCTGATTTTATTATTGAAGAGGCGCAGAAGTCGCTTGAGGGAACCCGTTATCTGGTCGAGAAATATAAGGATGAGCCGCTGGTTAGGCCGATAATCACACCTCGGTTTGCCCCCACCAGCACAAGAGAAGCTCTCAAGATGCTTGGTGAGATGGCTGTAGCCAACGGATTGCCGGTTCAATCTCACTTGAGTGAGAATCGGGCCGAGATCGAATGGGTAAGAGAGCTGTTCCCTGAATATGCCAATTATGCTTCGGTATATGCAGGCTACCAACTTTTTGGCGAGACCCCGACGCTCATGGCGCACGGCGTGTATCTCACGGAAGAAGAGGTCGAGATGTGCCGGAATGGGAATGTCTACCTGGTGCATTGCCCCGATTCGAACATCAACGTACGTAGCGGCATTGCCCCGGTTAAAGAATTTCTGAACCGTGGCCTGAAAGTTGGTCTGGGCAGTGATATTGCCGGTGGACACAAGATTCAGATGAACGAGGCGATCGTCCGGGCTGTACAGTCTTCCAAAATCCTGGCCGTGGACAAACCAGATGCACAACTGAGCCTTTCGGAAGCTTTTTATATGGCGACCGTGACCGGCGGCGGTTTTTTCGGCAGGATGGGGAAACTAAAGAGAGATTACCAACTTGATGCTCTGGTGATAGATGATGATCCCCTCTACAAGGAACGGTATTCGCTGGAGGACAGGCTGGAGAAGTTTCTCTATATTGGTGACGACAGGTGGATTGCAGCCCGTTATGTAGGTGGAAGGCTACTTAAACCAGAGTAA
- a CDS encoding alpha/beta hydrolase produces MLKLTLTILLFTSGAYAVVCSMMYALQRSLIYFPTPEVQTDEAQAFRLFNEGLSLKVWATAKTSDKALIYFGGNNEDVSTNISKYRDLFPNHTVYLHNYRGYGGSEGKPTEEGLFADALALYDHIAERHGFINVIGRSLGTGVAVYLASERKVENLALVTPYDSITNVAAGQYPYLPVRRLLKDRFDSHARAGLLSANTLLLIAANDELIPTGHSEKLAEALNPDHTRVITIDGVDHNSICESPSYDRELFTFFTTGEKPEPVDS; encoded by the coding sequence ATGCTAAAACTGACATTAACCATACTCCTTTTTACCAGCGGCGCATATGCCGTGGTCTGCAGCATGATGTACGCTCTGCAGAGATCCTTGATCTATTTCCCTACCCCGGAAGTACAAACCGATGAAGCCCAAGCCTTTCGCCTGTTCAATGAGGGCCTGTCACTGAAAGTCTGGGCAACTGCCAAGACGAGCGACAAGGCACTTATTTATTTCGGTGGAAACAACGAAGACGTGAGCACCAACATCTCGAAATACAGAGATCTTTTCCCGAATCACACCGTTTATCTGCATAACTACAGGGGTTACGGCGGCAGTGAAGGCAAGCCGACTGAAGAAGGTTTGTTTGCAGACGCCCTGGCGCTTTACGATCATATCGCCGAAAGGCACGGCTTCATCAATGTGATCGGCAGAAGCCTCGGCACCGGCGTGGCCGTCTATCTTGCCAGTGAGAGAAAGGTGGAGAACCTCGCCCTGGTTACTCCGTACGACTCAATTACCAATGTGGCAGCGGGCCAGTATCCCTACCTGCCGGTCAGGCGATTGCTGAAAGATCGCTTCGACTCCCATGCCCGCGCTGGTCTGCTTTCAGCGAACACCTTACTGTTGATCGCCGCCAATGATGAACTCATCCCTACCGGACACAGCGAGAAACTGGCCGAAGCGCTCAACCCGGACCACACCAGGGTAATTACTATTGACGGAGTCGATCATAACTCTATCTGCGAATCCCCAAGTTACGACAGGGAGTTGTTCACCTTTTTCACCACAGGTGAAAAGCCCGAACCAGTTGATAGCTGA
- a CDS encoding molybdopterin-containing oxidoreductase family protein: protein MEKGNTTTKSLEPNVSRRTVLKGMGAATLATAMNLGGEKAGAAKAQFEASQQTNGPPPIKGEVVMGATPHNCGGRCVSKYYIEEGVVKRIVTDERPDKGLKDGNDPQLRSCVRCRSRREWFYRADRLQHPLKQTGKRGDMNGFVRISWEQAFKEIGTGLQGIYDKYGGERVFASYSSGDSTGWARDSAKHLLNTVYSGFAGYRDDYSWGAIDHMASFFEGAGYTPACNYRDDAINAEQLVVWSLNNLESIWGTQSGWLLTQIREAGVPITAVDGRVSMTVDTVADDFIAVMPGTDAALITGMLHHLLTKRLKDLDIGFIKSHVHGFFDDPEAASYHGDVDGYTVPVGASLSAFIMGNDDSLVKAGLNKATSVYPETIGYCVNKEDELFGKRAPIYGQLPKTPEWASEICGVPAEKIRKFADLYLDSKVTTWMGTGLQRNSEAEQGVWLGRILSTITGNIGHPGAAWGMPSWSYVKAPGHGMNTGDLKLSFYDYDELSVPKEYLKNGTDKDLAAFVWLDNVENDVGASRWNDGQVRKMASYKALLNFGGNVLLNQNGDVNLGIEIIEDRSKAELIVTCDHFMTTSAKYSDYVLPGAMQMEKPGATTGWFGNEVVGVNQAIAPPGEAMTEYDICAGIAEAMGKKEVFTEGKTMEERLSEGWQKLQAEGYYDISWEEFKKEGVWKAPTPPLVVYGEFFTNPVANPLATPSGKIEAYSKLLMEDFQARFHDNYDPDDRLVGGLIMDAKNPQGSDSARFVYPIPMYIPLVEGRHPDGSKYPHPDLTESTPKGYTYNLHTWHLMQRSHSTLNKVAWLNQQYKKDADGNPAFISNKSTSLNVWEEGVYESVIVNSDHEKELGMKTGDKVKISNDRGAIYASVIFSQLVPKGYIMIGQGSWTELDADGVDIGGNANCLISLRPSRIAKAMTLANDCRVAIVKA from the coding sequence ATGGAAAAGGGAAATACCACCACAAAGTCCTTGGAGCCGAATGTCTCAAGAAGAACAGTCCTGAAAGGTATGGGTGCGGCAACGTTGGCAACTGCCATGAATCTGGGTGGTGAAAAAGCCGGAGCGGCAAAGGCGCAATTCGAGGCAAGTCAACAGACCAATGGTCCTCCACCGATAAAAGGCGAAGTGGTCATGGGCGCAACTCCACATAATTGTGGTGGGCGTTGTGTAAGTAAATATTACATAGAAGAAGGTGTCGTGAAGCGGATCGTCACCGATGAGCGCCCGGATAAGGGGTTGAAAGACGGCAACGATCCCCAGTTACGCTCATGTGTGCGCTGCCGTTCCAGGCGTGAGTGGTTTTACCGCGCAGACCGGCTTCAGCACCCATTGAAGCAGACCGGTAAGCGGGGTGATATGAACGGTTTCGTCAGAATTTCCTGGGAACAGGCCTTTAAGGAGATTGGTACCGGGTTGCAGGGGATATATGACAAATATGGCGGTGAACGGGTTTTTGCTTCATACAGTTCCGGGGATTCAACCGGTTGGGCCAGGGATTCTGCCAAACATCTCCTCAATACTGTCTATTCCGGCTTTGCGGGATATCGGGATGATTACAGTTGGGGGGCCATAGATCATATGGCTTCTTTTTTTGAGGGTGCCGGTTACACCCCTGCCTGTAACTATCGGGACGATGCGATCAACGCAGAGCAACTGGTGGTCTGGAGCCTGAATAACCTGGAGTCGATCTGGGGAACCCAGAGCGGTTGGCTGCTCACCCAGATTCGGGAAGCAGGCGTGCCGATAACTGCGGTGGATGGACGGGTCTCCATGACCGTTGACACCGTGGCTGATGATTTTATTGCCGTTATGCCCGGCACCGACGCAGCTCTCATTACTGGTATGCTGCACCATCTGCTTACCAAACGGTTGAAGGACCTGGATATTGGTTTCATCAAATCGCATGTGCATGGTTTTTTTGATGATCCGGAGGCTGCATCGTACCATGGTGATGTAGATGGGTATACCGTGCCGGTCGGCGCTTCGCTGAGTGCATTCATTATGGGGAATGATGATTCCCTGGTAAAGGCGGGTCTCAACAAGGCGACGTCGGTTTATCCTGAGACTATCGGTTATTGCGTCAATAAGGAAGATGAACTCTTCGGTAAACGGGCGCCGATTTACGGTCAGCTGCCGAAAACCCCGGAATGGGCCTCCGAGATATGCGGTGTGCCTGCAGAGAAAATACGCAAATTTGCCGACCTCTATCTCGACAGCAAGGTCACCACCTGGATGGGCACCGGCCTGCAGCGAAACTCCGAGGCGGAGCAGGGCGTCTGGTTGGGCAGGATTCTTTCGACTATAACCGGGAATATCGGTCACCCCGGCGCAGCCTGGGGCATGCCGAGCTGGAGTTATGTGAAAGCGCCTGGTCATGGTATGAACACCGGGGATTTAAAACTCTCTTTTTACGATTACGACGAACTGTCTGTGCCAAAAGAGTATCTTAAGAATGGCACGGATAAGGATCTCGCCGCTTTTGTCTGGCTGGACAATGTTGAAAATGATGTAGGTGCCTCCCGCTGGAACGATGGCCAGGTCAGGAAGATGGCATCATATAAAGCATTGTTGAACTTCGGCGGTAATGTCCTGTTGAACCAGAATGGTGACGTCAATTTGGGGATTGAGATCATTGAAGACCGCAGCAAGGCCGAGCTGATTGTTACCTGCGATCACTTCATGACCACCAGCGCTAAATACTCAGATTATGTTCTGCCCGGTGCCATGCAGATGGAAAAGCCGGGCGCTACCACAGGCTGGTTCGGCAATGAAGTTGTTGGGGTGAATCAGGCCATTGCTCCCCCGGGGGAGGCGATGACCGAGTATGATATCTGTGCCGGAATAGCTGAAGCCATGGGTAAAAAGGAGGTTTTTACCGAAGGCAAAACCATGGAAGAGCGCCTCAGCGAAGGCTGGCAAAAACTGCAGGCTGAGGGGTACTACGATATTTCCTGGGAGGAGTTCAAGAAGGAAGGTGTCTGGAAGGCTCCGACCCCGCCGCTTGTGGTTTATGGCGAGTTTTTTACCAACCCCGTTGCCAACCCGCTGGCCACACCATCGGGTAAGATAGAAGCCTACTCTAAACTGTTGATGGAGGATTTTCAGGCACGCTTCCACGACAACTACGATCCTGATGACAGATTAGTCGGCGGGCTGATCATGGATGCCAAAAATCCCCAGGGCTCAGACTCCGCCAGATTTGTTTATCCTATCCCGATGTATATTCCGCTTGTGGAGGGCAGACATCCGGATGGCAGTAAATATCCGCATCCGGATCTGACCGAATCGACCCCAAAAGGATATACCTACAACTTGCACACCTGGCACCTGATGCAGCGCTCCCACTCCACCCTGAACAAGGTTGCCTGGCTTAATCAGCAGTATAAGAAAGATGCTGACGGCAACCCGGCGTTTATCAGCAACAAATCGACCAGCCTCAATGTCTGGGAAGAGGGGGTGTATGAATCGGTGATCGTCAACTCAGATCATGAAAAAGAGCTGGGAATGAAGACAGGCGACAAGGTCAAGATCAGTAATGACCGTGGCGCGATTTATGCCTCTGTCATCTTCAGTCAGCTGGTACCAAAAGGCTATATCATGATCGGCCAGGGGAGTTGGACCGAGCTCGATGCAGACGGAGTGGACATAGGAGGCAACGCTAACTGCCTGATCAGTCTGCGACCGTCGAGGATTGCCAAGGCTATGACCCTGGCAAACGACTGTCGGGTGGCAATAGTCAAAGCTTAG